TGAGCACCAGCGGGAACAACACCATGCCGTCCACCACCACATCGCCGCCGTTGCTGGAGACGTCAAGCACCTCATCTGAACAGGGCGCAGGCAGAGCCAGCGGCCGACAAAAAATGAAGCCAGTGATCAATACAACCAGGTTGAGCCAAATCACAACAGTTAGCATATATGCAGCGATGCAAACAAATGTGATATGACCAGACCATTGTGTGGCTAAGCATGCAAGATCATCAAAGGGGCCAGGAGACAAGCGTAACGAAGCAAAAAGGCAGACACTTCAGGTGACATGATGCAGTGCCGGACTTCCGGTGGTACTGTCTGTGGCACGATCGATCGAGACAAACAGTGTACTCATGCAAGTAGAGCAGAAGAATGTTACTGTGTATGATAACCATTGGCATTTCGTTAGACTGTGATAATCTCGATAATTGTAACTATTTTCAGGTGTTGCGCCCCAAAAAACTACTTTTAGATTTACTGTGTCGGAAGCAATAATTTTACTACGTTGTGAATatgtaaaacaaattataacCTCTTAAATTTTTGTTTATATAGTGACATAAAAAGAGCAAAACAACCACAGATTGAGCGCAAGTATATTGTGCCTACGAGTTGGGCGTGCTTCTTACAATTTTTGTAGGTTGAGAATGCCCCGTGCAGATGTTTCTTCCCCAGCCTCAGTACTACTCTGTCGCACTGTGGAAAGACAGCCACCTTCCTCAGTCGCACGCTCCCTGCATGACACCAAAACACCAATATTGTCATTGGTGCACTCTGCTCAGTGATAGATATTTGTGTTATCTTAATACTCCTCGTATTGATTATTTGATTTGATCACTCACCACAAGGCAGCCTAACCCTGAGAGTTGTGTCTTTGTGGATGCTAGTAGTGCTGGTGCCAACTGAGTTGTTGTTGCTACCGATTCCCCTGACGTCTGCCCTCAGTTTCAGTGCTGCAGCTCCTCTCAGACCTGATGAGAGTGCAAAACCAGAACAGAAAGAACCATTAACACCGGTTCAAGTGATTTTTCCTTCTTTACCTATAATTTGCAGGATTACATGTAGCAGCAGTGGCCGTGAGGGTGAGCAGTTCAGCAGAGGAGCAGCTCTCGACTCCAGTTTTCACGGCGGAAGTCACGCCGGACCTGTTGGTCCCAGCGAGCTCTGCAGCCTCCGTGCAGACGGTGGCCACCAGCGCAGCAGCGGAAGCAAGCACTGTGCCCATCTTCTTGCTGTCAGCAGCCTCGACATACTTCAGGTTGTCCGGCCTCAGTTCGCACACCGACACGATGCCTGCGATTGCTGCGGCGAGCTGAGCAACCGAGACAGCCGCGCGGGCCTGTGCTGCGTGCAGCCTGAGCTCTTCTTTCCTCTTCTTTCGCTGGCGTCCAGTGACCGAAACAGCACTCAAGAAATGACCTCGAAGAATTGCTTTCATGTAGCCAGCGTTGAGTTGCTAATTTCCAAGGAAAACAAAGCATTCATTAGCAAATCTGACAAGATACtaactacttcctctgtttcacaatgcaagactttctagcattgcccacatttatttagatgttaatgaatctagacatatgtatgtgtttagattctttaacatctatatgtatgtgggcaatactagaaagtcttacattgtgaaacggagggagtatactataCTGCAGTTACTGTGTAATTTGTACTATCCTGTGGATGTGCCATGTTATTGTTGTTATACTGCTTGTGTCGTGTCCTTACCCAAGTTGGTTGCTTTTAGCTTATGCTTGCGCTTATGGGGCTAGGCATCTCACTAGCTAGAACACGCTGTTAGACAAGCAAGAATTGAACATATATAGGAAGGCAACTCCTGTGTTGGCCGAGAGTTAAGAGTTAAGAGAGTCTGAGACCATTCACTGACATACCCATGTCTGGTTGAAGAATTGGCTTTTGCCTCCACTGAAATTGACCGTGGACAGATGTCTCTCTTCATCTTTTTCTTCATTTCCCTCTTCGTCTTTGATTGCCTTCTCTGGCTGACGGTGTTCAGATGATGTTCTAAGGGTCTGTGTGcataaaaacaaaacataaaatATCTCCATGCTTAATGATTAAGCTTACGAAAGCACTTTTGTGCATGTGAGCtctaaaatactccctccatttttttaaaaaaaatgacgtTGGCTAATTCAATCTCGATTTTCAAACTAACCAACGATACATAGAAAGATATGGAGATAATAATAGAGTAACTCTACAATTTAGTAAATGCTGACACCGCGTTGGTAAACGGAACTGAAACTGAGTGAGAATACTTGGAAGAAATCTGATGATGAGGGGCTCCATGTTCGAGAGAGGAACTCCATTGCCTGCTCAGGAATGATCGGCATATCTGCAGGATGGCAGCATTTTGAGCACCGTGATTCCTCTTTACACTGGATCACTGCTTTCCGCACATCAATCTGTGGGCGCTCTGCCTGTTTGAAAATTAAGTAATTTATCACGGTCACAGCACAAAATTAAGTATTCAACACAGAAGGGGCGTAAAACCATGTTAAAAGAGAGATGCAACGTCATGATGCAGAAATTTATAGGCACCTGGCCCTGATAACGACAAAATCAAACCTTTCTCAGAATTTGTCAGAATCTCTAACCATGCTAAACACAATAAGTAATACAAAAACTTCAGTTGAATATGGTTATAGTTAGCCTTAGCCAAAACTATGCCTCGTTTCCTGCTTCTGTTCTATAAATCAAAGAGGAGTATGAATATGCAGAAGCATCACCATTTGACATGACAGTGAATGGCATCTTTGGATGGAAGGCATCCCGAGCACCACTCCTCTTGTGAAATGCTCCATAACCACCAACTTAATCAGGTTACGTTGAGAGATATATAACAGAACCAGAAAAATGAATGGAGTGCTGCGGAAAGATCATCCTGGGACTGCCTATTTATATGCAAAGTCAAGTTGTTGTCGTCCACCAGATGTGGTATCATAAGACTACCTACAGTATAACACCTTTTTCTGTTTAGCGGTTCGCATTTCTTACTATGGACAATTCAGTAGAAAACAACCACTAGAGAACAATATCAATTATTGAATCAAAACTAAGGCCCAACTGACTGTACATACAGAGTGATTAAGTAATTAGAAAACTTTGTTTCAGGCAAGACAATGCTTCCTCATGTTAAAATCGAGTGGGAAGTAAAACTGAAACTATATGCAGTATTTCTATTTCTTTTGTTGCATGGTGACTGATCACTGAGACTTCTATAATAAGTACAGAACACTATATTCTGCTGACAAAAGAGTAAGAATGTCTATACTAATTCTACACAtaaagaagaaggagaagatgcAGACAAAGAAAGGAAGTACTGCAGCAGTAAGTATATCTGTATATGAAGCCTCTCTCTCTACAAAAATAAAAGTGCACAATAAGCATTTCAAGGAGGATCTTGCCTTACAGGTAACCTTGATGCACTGATCTTGTCACACTTGCATGAGTGTTGGGTACAATATTGCCAGAACTTGCCTCCACACGATGCATTAGCAGTCAGGTAACTCTTTTTGGAGTTTGGACCAGTTTTTCCCCTTTCAGGTCATGTGTTCATCAAGTCCTGTAAATCCAAAATGCTTTAGGAGATGACTCATCTTAAAACAAGCCAAATAGGTATATGTTGTTGCATTCAAGGTCAAGGAGGTGGCTTTTATGATTGCCACACCTCAACCGGAATATATGCTGCAATTTGCATGtacggaaaaagaaaaaggtgtaTGTGATCATATGATAGATGGCAATTCGTCCACTAGCatgaacaaataaaatttacatgGCTGGAGAATTATCCTGATACCAGAAGAAAAGATTGGAACTGATTAATGACATGTTTGAATGGTTAGGCAAAACAAGATAAGAGCAAACCACAGGGAAGGGATAAATTGAAAGCTTAACTAGTACTACTTTCCAGCATGCTACATGCATGGATCACCAACACCAAGTGGGCAAATGTAGGGTCAAGCTTAGAAAGGCATTTCATTTGTAGCTTTGGTTCTTGGTTTGTGTTTCTAGTTGATGCACTCCCTAGTTGAAACTAGAAGGAAACAACACCATTACCTGCCCAGTTGTATAAGCGGAAACCGCCACTGCTACTATCGGTGTAAGGTCCACTATCTCCCTGGCGGTGGATTATGCTCGAAAATTCCCTCGCCAGCCCTGCATCCTTTGCTTCCTTAACGTGTGATGATTGCTGGCACAAGCCACCGCGTCATGGTTGCTTGGTGCCCCAGCCACGCTGAGCTGAGGAAACAATAACTATGCCAAGGTACCAAGCCGCTCGCTGCAATGTATCATCATTCATCAGCAAAACAGACGAACAGGTTGAGGAGTGTCATATTCTGGTGATGGAAGCGGAAGCAGCCGACGGCTTGGGGCGCCGCCTTGTCAAGCATCATCCACCGCCGGGGGAGGAAGCGGCCGTCCATGGCGCCGCTCTGCGAGCAGCGGGGATCCACCGAGCACAGCCGCCACGGCCGGCACACGGCGCGGAAGCGGATGTAGTCGGCGACGTCGTTGGCGAGGACGCGCTCGGCGATCAACCCGGCGGCCCCTCCCCACCAAGGTTCGACCagtccatcctcctcctccttccccgcacgctccgccgccaccaccgatgGGGAActcggctcgccgccgtcgccgccggtgggagTGGGAGTTAGAGTCGGCCGGTGGCCTTCTGATGGGCCAAGTTGCCACCCCTACCTATCTCGGCCCATCTAGGCCTCTGTCCACGAAGCCTCTGATGGGCCCATCTAGCCTTCTGATGGGCCCATgaagcgttttttttttcctcctcggctcctcgcgccgccgcctaatGGATTCCCCAACTCCGATGCTTCTAGAACCTTCCGAgcctcgcgcgcgccgccgccgccgcggccatggtGCTGGCCTCCGACGAGTTCGGCTGGTCGATCTCGTTCACCAtcctcgaggaggaggaggaagaaggagtaGAAGACGCGTCACGCGACTGTGGGGGCTCGACTTGACGCGCAGAAGGCGGGCCaatgtcgccgccggcgaggccgtggcggcgcgcATCCTCCGCGCCTACCTCGACACCAAGAGAGATGGTCCAGTTCCCCTGACGGCGAAGCCACCATTAGTAACCACCTGCTAACCTCCTCTCCTGTCTTCCCTGTTTGGCTTGCTTCCTGTTTGTTGGGTGAGTTGCTTGCTTCCATGGGATCTGGAGTTCTGGACATTGCAAGCCGGTTTGCTTTTGAAGCTTAGTGCCTTTCCCTTAGATCAACATGCTTGTTTGATTGTTGATTCCACTGGAGTGTTCTGTGCGAGGTGTTAAGTGTAGCCCGTCGTTTCTGCAGTTGGGTTAATTGCCGCACTAGTGAGGGAATGTGGACCCTAAAGATTAAGATCTGTTTGATGGATCAGTTCTTGTCATACATGTGTCTTTGTGGGGATCCGGGTTTGTGGTTTTAGCAGTTGATCGTGGGGTTATGCATATAGGTTACTTATCTGAATTGAAGGGTGTTTCTTCGTACAGTTGTTGACCCATTTACTGATTGAACACCTTTACCTATGAATTGCAGCAAATGCTGGAGCAATGATGCTGGACAGCTGGAGGCCTGGAGCAAATGGATGTTGATAACCAGATTGCTAAGCTGATGGTGGAGCTCTCCCGCATCAAGATTGTGAAATTGGGGATGGTACCACTGCGATGGTGGTCATGTTTGGATCACTTCTAGACCAAGCTGAGAAACTGTTAGAATATGGTATTCTTCCAATTAGGATTTCTGAAGGTTATGAGATGGCGTCAAGGATAGTTTTTGATTATCTCGAACACATCTCCCAAAAGTTTTAGTTCAGTGCTACAAATATAGAACCTGTTTTTTTGTACAAACCTGTACGATAATTGACAACCCTAACCCCACAGTGGAGCATTTTTCTTGCAGTCGATGATCCATGGCATTTAGCGGTATCATGATGTTTAGATTGTGTTGTTCGTATATTTAATTACCCTGTTCCAATAGGCTGGATTAGTTAGAGAGAAGTTGTTCGGAACCACATAGTATCGGATGCTCTACATTGAACAAAGTGCAAATTCCAGAGGAGTGACTATTTTTGTTAGTGGCGGTATGCTGGAATACATATATGTCTGTCTTCATGGTTGAATATGCACATTATcttgatatggtttttgactaTGCATTGTTTTGAACTCTACCCCATCATTATCTTCATATGCTTTGTTtgttcaagtttttttttttgggtacttTCACCCCATCATTGGTGAATCTAACCAAGACACCTTGTGCTAGCTGTTAGCAGAATTTAGCTGTAGGTGGTTTGAACATTCTGCATTGATTTTGCAGGAAACGAAATGATTATTGAGGAGACCAAGTGAAGTATTCATGATGCTCTGTGTGGCTAGGAATCTGATTCGCAAGAACTCTATTGTTTATGGTGGTGGCTCAGCTCAGATATCATGctcaatctattatattattaaaggaatagaaaaaggagcctccacgttcgctctcatggcctagaaattctcacattaatcggagaaaaagaaaaagcagagtccatatagaaatacaatttagaaagagctgaaattcggaattaaaaaaataagaaatattagaagaggagactagagtccatatagaaatacaatttagaaataattgaaattcggaattaaaaatataagaaatattagaagaggagactagagtccatatagaaatacaattaggaaataactgaaattcaaaattaaaaataaggaatattagaagtagagtatagagtccatatagaaatacaattaggaaacaatagaaattcggaattaaaaataaggaatattagaagtagagtatagagtccatataaaaatacaattaatacaattaagaaaaaagatagaaatacggaattaaaaaataagaaatattagaagtagagtatagagtccatataagaatttaaaactaactaaaattcggaataaacatagtaaaattaaaagtaaagttttgagtccgtataaaaatacaatttacaaataactaaaattcgaaattaagaaaaacatgggaagaagagtttaaagtcaatataggaatacaatttagaagtaactgaaattcgaaattaaaaattaaataatattgagagatgagtttagagtccacatagaaacacagttagaaataataaaaattcagaaataaaaataaataatattagaagaagagcctaaagtctatatagaaatacaatttacagaaaattcggaattaaaaaaagaagtattaaaagacgagtctagagtccatataggaatatatataatttacaaataactaaaatttgatattaaaaataattactaaccaacacgtatataaaatacaatatgaatattactcatttgtagtttcgtaaagttattgcaaaatttaaaattatgatatcattttaatatatttgaataatataatgagaaaacatatatgctattatatgagagaaaatataatgatgctagccgcgcaatctgcgcagGTCACCATGCTAGTTGCTATTAAAACTGCAGCAGATCAACAGCCTGGAGTTGACCAAGTAAGTACTGACATTGGACATTTAAGTTACAAAATGAAGCAATGTCTGCCTGTCTTCTGATTGTGTCTGTATACCTGGAGTATGCTATCATTATCTGATACCTGAAAACTGTACGTGCAGATCTCCCTGAGACGTCTCTCCCACACATCGCTCATGACATTTGAGGTGCATTGGATGGGATCCCACTAGCCCTAGCTGAAAACAGTGGTTTGCCCCCTTTTGATACGTTGACTGCAGTAAATCCTCAGCAAGTGAagctttttttttggtaatcCTTAAACTTTATTCTGTTGCTTTAGTTATAGACTTATAGTTGACATTAATTGACTACATTTAGTCTGATTAGGTCGCCCCACTCCTAGTATGTTTTGGGCTCATAAAAAATGCTTCATATGCCATCAACTCAACCAGCACATACGCCTACTATCTGTTAGTTAATCTGGTGGATGCAAGAAAATATATAGAATGCTATATAATAGAGAACCCTCTAGTTATAGGATGATATGCTAAGGAACCTATGTTCTTTCTATTATATAGCATCCTCGCACATCAGTTATTTTGAAGCATTGTGTAATATTGTGGGTAACTTCCCAGCCTCCTGAACTACCTTTGCAAGATAGCAATCCTCATCATGGTATTGACTGCAATTGCGTTCGAACAAACGGCATCAGAGAACAAAACAAGCAGCAGCAGATCGTGCTGACAACTCAGGTGGTGAAGATGATTCTCAAGATTGATGACATTATCACGCCGTCTGACTGCTGAATGCTGATGACAACCTGCCCAGCTGGTGAATCCATTATTTCTTCCTTGCCTCTTTTTCTCAACATAAAatatgaaaaggaaaaagaaagaactgGTCTCTTGTTTTGTCTTGCTACCATCTGCCAAACCTTTGTTTCAGGCAAGCCTGTGCATCGCATGAAAACATAACAAGTCACATCTGAATTAGTGTAACTTTTTTTATGGAGAAGGACCTTTTGCTGTATTCTTTTCATATGATCGATGCTAGTGGGCTGCTTAGTATCATACTTTTACTGGTGAGCTGAAGTTAGGAACACGTTTGCTCTGTTTTGATTGTTTGTaatattttctcttctcttaGCGAGGAAGAAATGGTTATCATAATGAGGAAGGTTTGGTTATCTGGTGAACATGGAAAGTGATGTTTAAagaaattataattttatactaTACAGTTGTTTATGTTTTACCTGTATATTAAGAACTCACATCACATACATTGCATGTACAGGGGTGATGCAACATGGTAAGAAAAGCAAGGCAATTTTTCCTGGCTCTAATTAATCAGCATTTGGTGTGCTTGAGCTTTCGACCGGACAGCATGCTCTCGATGGAAGCCTTCCAGACCTTGCAGTGCATCTGGTTGtccagcagcagctgcaccgTCCCTGCTGCCGTGCTCAGCGCCACGGGGAAGAACTTCCGACAATCCAccaccgcctcgccaccgccagaGACTGCCAACACCTCATCTGGACCAAGCACAAACAACAGGGTTCAGGCATCATCACCGACAAGCAGAACGAAGATCAATACACTAGTGGCAAGCAGTTCAGCTGGTTCATGCAGGtaaattttattaattattacagTGCTGGTATGTTGTGAATGCTCCATGCAGGCGCTTCTTCCCCAGCCTCAGAGCCACCGTGCCGCACTCCGGGAAGACGGCCACCGTCCTCAGCCGCAACCTTCCTGTAATGCCACCCAAATACCCCAATATCATATTATCATTAGATTGCTTGCTGCACCATGCTCAATGCTAGATCCTAGGAGCTAGTACTACCTTCTTTCTTTATAACAGATAAAATATCCTAGGAGTACTATATATCTTCATTTTTAAGAAACAAAATCTCTTAGAattactatcttttttttaatattttgggGAAGGAAATATAATCTCTTAGGACTTAGGAGTAGTACTATCTTAGTACTCCTCATAGTCAGAGTCTTAGTACTTTGTACTAGGGCATAACaatgtagtactactagtagtgatGCTATTTTTTAAGGTACTAATATCATTGGTTTGGTCTCTTACCACAAGGCAGGCAAACCCTGAGAATTGTGCCTTTCTGAATGCTAGCTGTATTGgtgctcatcatcatcatggagttgctggtgctgctgctgatcCCTCTGCTGACGTCTGCTCTCAGCTTCAGCACAGCTGCTCCTCTCAGACCTGGAAAAAGCATACAAGAAGCTCAGCATCATAGCATCAGTGAGTTTGTAGCTTCGATCACTTGGTTGAGTTTCACCACTGAAGTGTTGATTACAtgtggcagcggtggcggtgagGGTGAGCAGCTCGGCGGGGGAGCGGCTGTCGAGGCCGGCCTTCACGGCGGAGGTGACCCGGGACCTGTCGGCACCGGCAGACTCCGCGGACTCGGCACAGACGGTGGCCACCAGCGCGGCAGCCGAGGCAAGCACCGTGCTCAGCTTCCTGTCAGCCCCAGCACCCCCAGAGCTGCTCCTCAGCTCGCAAGCCGACACGACGC
The sequence above is drawn from the Oryza glaberrima chromosome 10, OglaRS2, whole genome shotgun sequence genome and encodes:
- the LOC127752407 gene encoding VAN3-binding protein-like translates to MEHLKKGVEFGVASLQRCHSLSCQMAESTQIDERKAGNRCSKEKSRRPKCCHPAEMPVIPKQAMEFLSRTWSPSSSDLFQILSPSSLGTSPVNRQEDEVIGDEDVEAHGDTVRFDGGRSQVFNQTWGILASGKSSSGQHKHKNQPTWLNMGHMRAILRGYLMDSIPIAGSRRRKRRDELRLHTAQAHAAVSVAQLAAAIAGVVSACELRSSSGGAGADRKLSTVLASAAALVATVCAESAESAGADRSRVTSAVKAGLDSRSPAELLTLTATAATCLRGAAVLKLRADVSRGISSSTSNSMMMMSTNTASIQKGTILRVCLPCGRLRLRTVAVFPECGTVALRLGKKRLHGAFTTYQHYEVLAVSGGGEAVVDCRKFFPVALSTAAGTVQLLLDNQMHCKVWKASIESMLSGRKLKHTKC
- the LOC127752408 gene encoding VAN3-binding protein-like isoform X1 → MEHFTRGVVLGMPSIQRCHSLSCQMAERPQIDVRKAVIQCKEESRCSKCCHPADMPIIPEQAMEFLSRTWSPSSSDFFQTLRTSSEHRQPEKAIKDEEGNEEKDEERHLSTVNFSGGKSQFFNQTWQLNAGYMKAILRGHFLSAVSVTGRQRKKRKEELRLHAAQARAAVSVAQLAAAIAGIVSVCELRPDNLKYVEAADSKKMGTVLASAAALVATVCTEAAELAGTNRSGVTSAVKTGVESCSSAELLTLTATAATCLRGAAALKLRADVRGIGSNNNSVGTSTTSIHKDTTLRVRLPCGSVRLRKVAVFPQCDRVVLRLGKKHLHGAFSTYKNYEVLDVSSNGGDVVVDGMVLFPLVLRTAAGVVQLLLDSQMHCKVWKNAIEGILSDQNVKHAKL
- the LOC127752408 gene encoding VAN3-binding protein-like isoform X2; its protein translation is MPIIPEQAMEFLSRTWSPSSSDFFQTLRTSSEHRQPEKAIKDEEGNEEKDEERHLSTVNFSGGKSQFFNQTWQLNAGYMKAILRGHFLSAVSVTGRQRKKRKEELRLHAAQARAAVSVAQLAAAIAGIVSVCELRPDNLKYVEAADSKKMGTVLASAAALVATVCTEAAELAGTNRSGVTSAVKTGVESCSSAELLTLTATAATCLRGAAALKLRADVRGIGSNNNSVGTSTTSIHKDTTLRVRLPCGSVRLRKVAVFPQCDRVVLRLGKKHLHGAFSTYKNYEVLDVSSNGGDVVVDGMVLFPLVLRTAAGVVQLLLDSQMHCKVWKNAIEGILSDQNVKHAKL